CGTGAGCGTGCAGTGCGGCATGAGCACCACATGGCGGCCGACCAGCACGTCGGCGGTGAGCACGCAGCCGGCGAGGACGATCGTCCCCGGGCCGAGCGCGCTGCCGGCGCCGATGCGGGCGGAGGTGTCGACGAGCGTCGCGAAGCGGTCGTCGCCGATGCCGAGCGCCGCGAGGCGGCCGACGATCATCCGGCGGCCGGCCCCCGCGCCGACGCAGACGGCGAACCGCCCGGGGAGGCGCGCGGCGAGCTCGATGCCGCCGAGCACCTCCACGCCCCCGACCGACTGGCCGTGCAGGGTCGTGTCGTCGTCGAGCACGCCGACCACGCGGTGGCCGCTCTGGTCCATCGCGATCACCTCGCGGGCAAGCCCGCTCGCAGCGATCAGGATCACGTCCGTCATGCGGCACCCCGCAGCAGCGCCGCCGAGCGCAGCGCGTCGACGACCCGCCGCTGCTCGGCGTCGGTCAGCTCGTGGAAGAGCGGGAGGATGAGCGTCCCGTCGGTGAGCCGCTCGGTGACCGCGAGCGACGCCGATCCGGT
The sequence above is a segment of the Leifsonia williamsii genome. Coding sequences within it:
- a CDS encoding NeuD/PglB/VioB family sugar acetyltransferase, with protein sequence MTDVILIAASGLAREVIAMDQSGHRVVGVLDDDTTLHGQSVGGVEVLGGIELAARLPGRFAVCVGAGAGRRMIVGRLAALGIGDDRFATLVDTSARIGAGSALGPGTIVLAGCVLTADVLVGRHVVLMPHCTLTHDDIVDDFATFAAGVAVGGVARIGEAAYLGMNSSVRQRVSIGADATIGMGAVVLADVPDGQIWAGVPAKELGVRL